One window from the genome of Nomascus leucogenys isolate Asia chromosome 12, Asia_NLE_v1, whole genome shotgun sequence encodes:
- the C12H1orf194 gene encoding uncharacterized protein C1orf194 homolog isoform X3 — protein sequence MERSPSRSRRLEEAPKLPYKNPTHLAQQQEPWSRLNSTPTITSMRRDAYYFDPEIPKDDLDFRLAALYNHHTGTFKNKSEILLNQKTTQDIYRTKIRFPGEFLTPPTPPITFLANIRHWINPQKESIHSIQGSIVSPHTAATNGGYSRKKDGGFFST from the exons ATGGAGAGATCACCCTCCAGAAGTCGTCGCCTGGAAGAGGCCCCA AAATTGCCATATAAGAACCCAACACACCTTGCTCAGCAGCAGGAACCCTGGAGTCGGCTCAACTCAACCCCCACAATTACTTCCATGAGGCGGGATGCCTACTATTTTGATCCCGAG ATACCAAAGGATGACCTGGACTTCCGCTTAGCAGCCTTGTACAACCACCACACTGGGACATTCAAGAACAAAAGTGAGATACTGTTAAACCAGAAAACCACGCAGGATATCTATAG AACCAAGATCCGATTCCCTGGAGAATTTTTAACCCCTCCCACTCCACCCATCACTTTCCTGGCTAACATCAGACACTGGATCAACCCTCAAAAGGAGTCCATCCACAGCATCCAGGGATCCATAG tGTCCCCTCACACTGCAGCCACCAACGGAGGCTACTCCCGAAAGAAAGATGGTGGCTTCTTCTCCACCTAG
- the C12H1orf194 gene encoding uncharacterized protein C1orf194 homolog isoform X1, with product MERSPSRSRRLEEAPVRVPSYEGHSWRSYIPPNPSKLPYKNPTHLAQQQEPWSRLNSTPTITSMRRDAYYFDPEIPKDDLDFRLAALYNHHTGTFKNKSEILLNQKTTQDIYRTKIRFPGEFLTPPTPPITFLANIRHWINPQKESIHSIQGSIVSPHTAATNGGYSRKKDGGFFST from the exons ATGGAGAGATCACCCTCCAGAAGTCGTCGCCTGGAAGAGGCCCCAGTACGTGTTCCCTCCTACGAAGGCCACTCCTGGAGATCTTACATCCCGCCAAATCCATCC AAATTGCCATATAAGAACCCAACACACCTTGCTCAGCAGCAGGAACCCTGGAGTCGGCTCAACTCAACCCCCACAATTACTTCCATGAGGCGGGATGCCTACTATTTTGATCCCGAG ATACCAAAGGATGACCTGGACTTCCGCTTAGCAGCCTTGTACAACCACCACACTGGGACATTCAAGAACAAAAGTGAGATACTGTTAAACCAGAAAACCACGCAGGATATCTATAG AACCAAGATCCGATTCCCTGGAGAATTTTTAACCCCTCCCACTCCACCCATCACTTTCCTGGCTAACATCAGACACTGGATCAACCCTCAAAAGGAGTCCATCCACAGCATCCAGGGATCCATAG tGTCCCCTCACACTGCAGCCACCAACGGAGGCTACTCCCGAAAGAAAGATGGTGGCTTCTTCTCCACCTAG
- the C12H1orf194 gene encoding uncharacterized protein C1orf194 homolog isoform X2: MPPTRDPFQQPTLDNDDSYLGELRASKKLPYKNPTHLAQQQEPWSRLNSTPTITSMRRDAYYFDPEIPKDDLDFRLAALYNHHTGTFKNKSEILLNQKTTQDIYRTKIRFPGEFLTPPTPPITFLANIRHWINPQKESIHSIQGSIVSPHTAATNGGYSRKKDGGFFST; this comes from the exons ATGCCTCCCACCCGGGACCCTTTCCAGCAGCCTACGTTAGATAACGATGATTCCTACTTAGGAGAACTGCGGGCTTCCAAG AAATTGCCATATAAGAACCCAACACACCTTGCTCAGCAGCAGGAACCCTGGAGTCGGCTCAACTCAACCCCCACAATTACTTCCATGAGGCGGGATGCCTACTATTTTGATCCCGAG ATACCAAAGGATGACCTGGACTTCCGCTTAGCAGCCTTGTACAACCACCACACTGGGACATTCAAGAACAAAAGTGAGATACTGTTAAACCAGAAAACCACGCAGGATATCTATAG AACCAAGATCCGATTCCCTGGAGAATTTTTAACCCCTCCCACTCCACCCATCACTTTCCTGGCTAACATCAGACACTGGATCAACCCTCAAAAGGAGTCCATCCACAGCATCCAGGGATCCATAG tGTCCCCTCACACTGCAGCCACCAACGGAGGCTACTCCCGAAAGAAAGATGGTGGCTTCTTCTCCACCTAG